From Saccharomycodes ludwigii strain NBRC 1722 chromosome IV, whole genome shotgun sequence, one genomic window encodes:
- the NRG1 gene encoding transcriptional regulator NRG1 (similar to Saccharomyces cerevisiae YDR043C | NRG1 | Negative Regulator of Glucose-repressed genes (paralog of YBR066C | NRG2)), producing the protein MLQFPGNMVYNNTNIINHYQLQGQEHKQYTTKNINSGNKTNNTSMQQYTNAPYRINYNIALHNTNKNTNNKPTLPSIRSITSDIVSIGSNNAFMLAPLPYQIMTNKKPTLPVVLPDDRFQTHNNIILPGVNNLPVLLPPLINTATTRFSTEGAHTPSTGITASSFIVKHDNITKKSSKSIRNNKNNNTTKLLPIALRRKHICKVCGNGFTTSGHLARHRRIHTGEKNHVCPYSECNQRFSRHDNCIQHYKTHFKKNGRN; encoded by the coding sequence ATGTTACAATTTCCAGGAAATATGGtctataataatactaacaTAATAAACCATTACCAACTACAGGGACAAGAGCATAAACAATAtactacaaaaaatatcaattctggcaataaaactaataataccagCATGCAACAATACACTAATGCTCCATATCGCATCAACTACAATATCGCTCTTCATAATACTAAcaaaaatactaataataaaccgACACTCCCCAGTATAAGAAGCATTACCAGCGACATTGTTTCTATTGGCAGCAACAATGCCTTTATGTTAGCACCACTGCCCTATCAAATAATGACTAATAAAAAACCCACGCTACCAGTCGTACTACCTGATGATAGATTTCAAAcacataataatattattcttCCTGGTGTAAACAACCTGCCTGTTTTACTGCCACCTCTTATTAACACTGCCACCACCCGTTTTTCTACTGAGGGGGCACATACTCCCTCTACTGGCATAACtgcttcttcttttattgttaaaCATGATAATATAACTAAGAAAAGTTCTAAGAGtattagaaataataaaaacaacaacacaaCCAAGCTTCTTCCTATTGCATTAAGAAGAAAACATATATGTAAAGTATGTGGTAATGGATTTACCACTTCTGGTCATTTAGCTAGACATAGAAGAATACACACTGGCGAAAAGAATCATGTTTGTCCATATAGCGAGTGTAACCAAAGATT